The following are encoded together in the Vanrija pseudolonga chromosome 7, complete sequence genome:
- the SPAC2E12.03c_1 gene encoding putative protein: MKEIPAADKTLATIGAILWSIQVAPQIWKSHRDKSTEGLSPILMFVWGMATIFQGSYLVSQRSSIPLQIQPQCFGFLCVISWAQCLRYGSKWSLKRVFLAMALFYAFFVGFQVGSVYALWAGQRAGRYWPGEMYGWITSALLIIGLLPEYYEIWKHKEVVGISLLFMAVDIAGGVFSGVSLFFREEFDKVAFVQYFLVVLLDGVIIVLAWILNPIAKRRRARQAELEKGAADAEAAGIDAADEPARPDGSEASTVAEEDDDAKVAKSKPLDDGYSRTPTLATSQDVNEKP, from the exons atGAAGGAgatccccgccgccgacaagacGCTCGCCACGATCGGCGCCATCCTCTGGTCGATCCAGGTCGCGCCTCAGATCTGGAAGAGCCACCGGGACAAGAGCACCGAGGGGTTGAGTCCGATTCTCATGTT TGTCTGGGGCATGGCGACCATCTTCCAGGGGTCGTACCTCGTCTCGCAGCGGTCGTCGATTCCATTGCAG aTCCAGCCCCAGTGCTTCGGCTTCCTGTGCGTGATCTCGTGGGCCCAGTGCCTGCGGTACGGCTCGAAATGGTCCCTCAAgcgcgtcttcctcgccatgGCCCTCTTCTACGCCTTCTTCGTCGGCTTCCAAGTCGGCAGCGTGTATGCCCTGTGGGCCGGGCAGAGGGCGGGGCGCTACTGGCCCGGGGAGATGTACGGCTGGATCACGAGCGCGCTGCTCATCATCGGCCTGCTGCCAGAGTACTACGAGATCTGGAAACacaaggaggtcgtcggcatcTCGCTGCTCTTCATGGCCGTCGAcattgccggcggcgtgttcTCCGGCGTGTCTCTCTTCTTCCGCGAGGAGTTTGACAAGGTCGCCTTCGTGCAGTacttcctcgtcgtgctgcttGACGGCGTCATCATCGTGCTTGCGTGGATCCTCAACCCGATTGCCAAGCGCCGCAGggcgcgccaggccgagctcgagaagggcgctgcggacgccgaggcggctggtatcgacgctgccgacgagcccgccaGGCCGGATGGCTCCGAGGCGAGCACTGTCgctgaggaggacgacgacgccaaggtcgcTAAGAGCAAGCCCCTAGACGACGGATACAGCCGGACCCCCACGCTCGCGACATCACAGGACGTGAACGAGAAGCCATAG
- the RNA14 gene encoding mRNA 3'-end-processing protein RNA14 codes for MAEPAAVLHNEGEELVDSSSAAASAGAADVAATAAAAAPEHVGENEEHEQPVYDPSVSQDAPAYDPSVPQTEQTHYDPSEPQSHYDPSQPQEGSYDPSEPQDAAVPEEEEPMGYDPSMPTDPTEAAAAAKAAAAAKAEAAARAEAETSDQPEIGAYDPSVPQGYDPSVPQGYDPSVPTDPEEAAVVVAASAAAAAEAAAPDSALEASADAAEAVEEAVAIPGTDIILPADAVPDGIVVDPTPPEHHHLPTNGHAEIPDAELKAELPEHLSSSSPSVVANPGLVLHYRQDPDDSSLALALFNWAVQNTEIADARAWYEVLAVDNPTAAQPLLALINLELALSNFTQVEELFGRALRSSTTLMAAADVNIWKAYLHYIRRQNPSDGSEGEKARETVVQAYEFALKECGIDRESGEIWQEYIQYLGESKTKNPWEIQQNIDNLRKVYHRAVAIPLNNVESLWKAYDAFESAQNKQTAKTFLANRSPAYMTARKALRELSRITDTIPRPILPPHPDFSQDDRRVVQAWRDYLKYEEGNPLASDDPNLVVLRVSYALKKCMAQMRHFADLWHYAATYHFAADRDDEGLAFLKAGVAAVPKSFLLTFALAEREEDNRNYADCHKIFDQLIGRVNVEIDDLTKQVEREVEIARGPEVPITAQHDLEIDGEESDVARLVREREERGKAVAQRRKHDVDAAKTAAGIAWVMYMRFARRAEGLKAARGVFGKARKSPYVTWHIFEASALMEYYSNKDSAALAVRILELGLKNFSEDVDFVIKYLQFLLSINDDTNARALFERSALKIPADSARPLWDMWSKFEYMYGDLTAVHKLEARWAETFPKDVPLKRFAQRYTYDGVDEIALRDLGAGRRAPPQGPKAAPATAPIAAAPPTGPSAAMPPFPPNRGRVASPPPRQPPPHLPVTKRDRSPPRSPGRLDGFKRQRGASPPRVVSGGRFSPAPPRDRSPVPPPRYGPGAVAARAPVPPPAPAATVPAYAQFDRTGLPKPVSWFIGQLPPACVFDGPTFRADDIMGVFESVSPNLAGTHAPPPPQPAYGRGPPARAPPRAYGPGRRY; via the exons ATGGCAGAGCCTGCCGCCGTGCTGCACAATGAGGGGGAGGAGCTAGTTGATTCTtcttccgccgccgcgtccgctggcgctgctgacGTTGccgctactgctgctgctgctgcacctgAGCATGTGGGAGAGAatgaggagcacgagcagccAGTGTACGACCCGTCTGTGTCGCAGGACGCACCAGCCTATGACCCCTCGGTGCCCCAGACGGAGCAGACCCACTACGATCCTTCAGAGCCCCAGTCGCACTACGACCCATCACAGCCCCAAGAAGGCAGCTACGACCCATCAGAACCCCAGGACGCCGCTGtgcccgaggaggaagaaCCGATGGGGTACGACCCGTCCATGCCGACTGAcccgaccgaggcggcggcagctgccaAAGCCGCGGCCGCTGCAAAGGCCGAGGCAGCTGCcagggccgaggccgagactAGCGACCAGCCCGAGATCGGCGCGTACGACCCCTCAGTCCCACAAGGATACGACCCATCAGTCCCGCAAGGATACGACCCGTCCGTTCCGACTGAtccggaggaggcggccgtgGTTGTCGCTGCGAGtgcggcggccgctgctgagGCGGCCGCACCAGACTCGGCATTAGAGGCCTCGGCCGATGCGGCAGAGGcagtcgaggaggccgtcgcgATCCCCGGTACCGACATTAtcctgcccgccgacgctgtCCCGGATGGaatcgtcgtcgaccccaCGCCACCagagcaccaccacctgccCACTAATGGCCACGCCGAGATCCcagacgccgagctcaaggccgagctgcccgagcacctgtcgtcgtcgtcgcccagtGTCGTGGCAAACCCAGGCCTTGTGCTCCACTACAGACAAG accctgacgactcgtcgctcgccctGGCGCTGTTCAACTGGGCAGTGCAGAACACTGAGATTGccgatgcgcgcgcgtggtacgaggtgctcgctgtGGACAACCCGACTGCCGCGCAGCCGCTCCTTGCCCTCAtcaacctcgagctcgcgctgtcCAACTTTACtcaggtcgaggagctcttCGGTCGCGCGCTCCGCAGCTCGACAACTCTgatggccgccgccgatgtcAACATCTGGA AGGCCTACCTGCACTACATCCGCCGCCAGAACCCCAGCGACGGCTCTGAAGGCGAGAAGGCCCGCGAGACGGTCGTCCAGGCTTACGAGTTTGCCCTCAAGGAGTGCGGCATTGACCGCGAGTCGGGCGAAATCTGGCAGGAGTACATCCAGTACCTTGGCGAATCAAAGACCAAGAACCCATGGGAGATCCAGCAGAACATTGACAACCTCCGCAAGGTGTACCACCGTGCGGTGGCCATCCCGCTCAACAATGTGGAGTCGTTGTGGAAGGCGTACGATGCGTTCGAGAGTGCGCAGAACAAGCAGACGGCAAAGACGTTCCTGGCCAACAGGTCTCCAGCGTACATGACAGCCCGTaaggcgctgcgcgagctcagCCGGATTACCGACACCATCCCTCGACCCATCCTCCCGCCTCACCCCGACTTTTCACAAgacgaccgccgcgtcgtccagGCATGGCGCGACTACCTCAAGTATGAGGAGGGCAACCCGCTCGCGAGCGATGACCCAAATCTCGTCGTCCTGCGCGTGAGCTACGCGCTCAAGAAGTGCATGGCTCAGATGCGCCACTTTGCCGACCTGTGGCACTACGCCGCAACGTACCACTTTGCTGCGGATCGCGATGACGAGGGACTCGCATtcctcaaggccggcgtTGCTGCCGTCCCCAAGAGCTTCCTGCTCACGTttgcgctcgccgagagggaggaggacaACAGGAATTACGCCGACTGCCACAAGATCTTTGACCAGCTGATTGGCCGCGTCAACGTCGAGATTGACGACTTGACAAAAcaagtcgagcgcgaggtcgagattGCGCGTGGCCCCGAGGTCCCTATTACGGCACAGCACGACCTCGAGattgacggcgaggagagcgacgtGGCCCGCTTGGTGCGTGAGCGCGAAGAGCGCGGCAAGGccgtcgcccagcgccggaagcacgacgtcgacgcggccaagacggccgCCGGCATCGCATGGGTCATGTACATGCGCTttgcgcgccgtgccgagggCCTCAAGGCGGCCCGCGGCGTGTTTGGCAAGGCACGCAAGTCGCCCTATGTCACCTGGCACATCTTTGAGGCGTCGGCACTCATGGAGTACTACTCGAACAAGGactcggccgcgctcgccgtccgcaTCTTGGAGCTTGGCCTCAAGAACTTTTCCGAGgacgtcgactttgtcatCAAGTACCTCCAGTTCCTGCTGTCCATCAATGACGACACGAACGCGCGGGCACTGTTTGAGCGCTCGGCACTCAAGATCCCTGCTGACAGCGCACGGCCGCTGTGGGACATGTGGTCCAAGTTTGAGTACATGTATGGCGACCTGACGGCTGTgcacaagctcgaggcccgcTGGGCCGAAACGTTCCCCAAGGACGTGCCGCTCAAGCGCTTCGCGCAGCGGTACACGTACGACGGGGTTGATGAGATTGCTCTGCGTGACCTCGGTGCCGGTCGCCGTGCGCCACCACAAGGGCCCAAGGCGGCTCCTGCTACTGCTCCTATCGCCGCGGCCCCTCCAACCGGACCTTCAGCCGCCATGCCACCTTTCCCTCCCAACCGGGGCCGCGTGGCGTCTCCACCTCCCAGGCAACCGCCACCCCACCTGCCAGTCACCAAGCGTGACAGGTCGCCACCCCGCTCCCCAGGCCGTCTGGACGGCTTCAAGCGTCAGCGTGGAGCGTCGCCACCACGAGTGGTGTCGGGTGGGCGCTTctccccggcgccgccgcgcgacagGTCGCCTGTCCCGCCACCACGGTATGGTCCAggcgctgtcgccgcccgtgCGCCCGTGCCCcctccggcgccggcggcgaccgtGCCCGCCTATGCTCAGTTTGACCGCACTGGCCTGCCCAAGCCCGTGTCGTGGTTCATTGGCCAGCTGCCGCCTGCGTGCGTGTTCGACGGGCCGACCttccgcgccgacgacatcatGGGTGTGTTTGAGAGCGTTTCGCCAAATCTTGCGGGGacccacgcgccgccaccaccccagccTGCGTATGGTCGCGGCCCACCTGCACGTGCCCCGCCACGGGCGTATGGGCCTGGACGCCGATACTAG